One Drechmeria coniospora strain ARSEF 6962 chromosome 01, whole genome shotgun sequence genomic region harbors:
- a CDS encoding oxidoreductase yields MTVNLAELDAHEQPSDKMRSEWKQFSRMEPEALVRDSRIDDPRLPLEQNGFQTAGVITKEQLADAFSRLDPEYASHAQEDAAILFHPLLPGLLVVPAVVPPSVQTGLLDRMLHRDLSNPQHQTNMDLHYTLASPPAAPSQSLFSLAPDTPALFTPKDPTVHKPLSARQVLHRRLHWVTLGGQYDWTNRVYPDGKPPCFPHDLAGFLETLFPETQAQAAIVNFYSPGDTMMMHRDVSEETDRGLVSLSLGCDGLFMIAPSGPALSPDDIQHPQVEGERGEEAKERDWVAREAEGKEYLLLRLRSGDAIYMTKESRYAWHGVPKVLKETCPDYLESWPAADGHFAEWDGWMRNKRINLNVRQMRD; encoded by the exons ATGACGGTcaacctcgccgagctggacGCCCACGAGCAGCCTTCAGATAAAATGCGAAGCGAGTGGAAACAATTCTCGCGTATGGAACCTGAGGCCTTGGTTCGAGACAGTCGCATCGACGATCCCCGCTTGCCACTGGAGCAGAACGGCTTCCAAACCGCAGGGGTGATCACCAAAGAGCAACTTGCCGACGCCTTCTCAAGGTTGGATCCGGAGTATGCAAGTCATGCCCAGGAAGACGCTGCGATTCTATTCCACCCCTTGCTCCCGG GCCTCCTTGTCGTTCCCGCTGTTGTGCCGCCCTCGGTCCAGACCGGCCTGCTCGACAGGATGCTGCACCGCGATCTCAGCAACCCCCAACACCAGACCAATATGGACCTGCACTACACTCTCGCCTCGCCACCAGCCGCCCCCTCGCAGTCCCTCTTCTCACTCGCGCCAGATACGCCTGCCCTCTTCACGCCAAAGGATCCGACCGTGCACAAGCCCCTCTCAGCGCGCCAAGTCCTCCATCGGCGCCTGCACTGGGTCACCTTGGGCGGCCAGTACGACTGGACCAACCGCGTCTACCCCGACGGGAAGCCGCCTTGCTTCCCCCACGACCTTGCTGGCTTTCTCGAGACCCTTTTCCCGGAGACGCAAGCCCAGGCGGCTATTGTCAACTTCTACAGCCCTGGGGACACCATGATGATGCACCGTGATGTCAGCGAGGAGACGGACCGCGGCCTCGTCAGCTTGAGCCTGGGCTGCGATGGCCTCTTCATGATTGCGCCGAGTGGGCCGGCCCTGTCCCCCGACGATATCCAGCACCCCCAGGTGGAGGgagagaggggagaggaggcaAAGGAGAGAGACTGGGTGGCGAGGGAGGCAGAGGGCAAAGAGTACCTGCTGCTACGGCTGCGGTCCGGCGACGCGATCTACATGACGAAAGAGTCGCGATATGCCTGGCACGGCGTGCCCAAGGTTCTGAAGGAGACGTGCCCGGACTATCTCGAGAGCTGGCCGGCTGCAGATGGACATTTTGCCGAATGGGATGGGTGGATGCGGAATAAGCGAATTAACCTGAACGTGAGGCAGATGAGAGACTGA
- a CDS encoding GTP binding protein — MLPSWRRPISDVLRCPVWNIIRHGQRVHFCLSAACAIRQRPGTVRRTRRHSGLQDDGVAATLDRMADDIPKPKAKQPGHAVMKLQPFAENMAVEKAAEEAAEKMQDRSAAVQQAIKDIATDSRSLASYKLIRHGSIHPITTTPTRDETHQLAAAERFFLHRCQFLYSAEALHHHALNVHVPEVVVLGASNVGKSSFLNALVGRPSAARVSQRPGHTTLMNAFAVGPPPKTPRELVRKGSAPPRHSLVLVDTPGYGFRSQASWGDSILKYLEARRMLRGAVVLLSSEKKKLMPQDRWLLQVLAEANMRTLVVLTKADKARRGWPTACGTMAEALLDELGALNESVGGAWRADSGATSDVFITAAGMDSPGRIGNGGGIGAVRAGILEIAGFTIDDKVTEKAEAVNYSGPIVSFEDLQWK, encoded by the coding sequence ATGCTGCCATCATGGAGGCGGCCCATCTCAGATGTATTGCGGTGCCCAGTCTGGAACATCATTCGCCACGGCCAACGAGTTCACTTTTGCCTTTCGGCCGCCTGTGCCATCAGGCAACGTCCAGGCACTGTGCGAAGGACCCGGAGACACTCTGGTTTACAAGATGATGGAGTGGCGGCTACGCTTGATCGTATGGCAGACGACATACCTAAGCCCAAAGCTAAGCAACCGGGGCACGCTGTGATGAAGCTGCAGCCGTTCGCTGAAAACATGGCTGTTGAAAAGGCTGCTGAAGAGGCTGCTGAAAAAATGCAAGACAGGAGCGCAGCCGTGCAACAGGCCATCAAGGACATCGCCACAGATTCACGTTCCCTTGCCTCGTACAAGCTTATCCGGCATGGCTCCATCCACCCcatcacgacgacgccgacgcgcgATGAGACGcaccagctcgccgccgccgagcgctTCTTCCTGCATCGCTGCCAGTTCCTCTACTCGGCCGAAGCCCTGCACCACCACGCCCTCAACGTGCACGTGCCCGAGGTTGTCGTTCTTGGCGCCTCCAACGTCGGCAAGTCATCTTTCCtcaacgccctcgtcggccggcccaGTGCCGCCAGAGTGAGCCAGAGACCCGGGCATACGACGCTCATGAACGCCTTCGCCGTGGGTCCACCGCCCAAGACGCCGAGGGAGCTCGTCCGCAAGGGTAGTGCGCCTCCGCGCCACAGCCTCGTCCTTGTTGACACGCCCGGATATGGTTTCAGGAGCCAGGCCAGCTGGGGCGATTCTATCCTCAAGTACCTTGAGGCGCGCCGCATGCtccgcggcgccgtcgttcTTCTCTCGtccgagaagaagaagctgATGCCTCAGGACAGGTGGCTACTCCAAgttctcgccgaggccaacaTGCGTACCCTCGTCGTGCTCACCAAGGCCGACAAGGCGCGCCGCGGTTGGCCTACGGCCTGCGGTACCATGGCCGAAGCCCTGCTCGACGAACTGGGTGCGCTGAACGAGTCCGTCGGGGGCGCTTGGAGGGCCGACTCCGGTGCTACGTCGGATGTTTTCATCACCGCTGCTGGTATGGATAGCCCGGGCAGgatcggcaacggcggcggcatcggtgCTGTCCGCGCCGGAATTCTCGAAATCGCCGGCTTTaccatcgacgacaaggtGACGGAGAAAGCCGAGGCTGTGAACTACAGCGGCCCCATCGTCTCCTTTGAAGACCTTCAGTGGAAGTGA
- a CDS encoding HECT domain-containing protein, which produces MSPSNLHSMAGADLVEPAHGRRGDRKSRRGPLDQEDLIAGLWREAPFARLPHDAPQGLRDLVQDVDNPHRVYTIHRASRRHGFQLLVARYVLQLREGCGNKQCSTSTCFTLRKRLVGKSPIRRYSPNSARTLAVYLASQDNPDRGLCPYLRRSNDPPVAVNTLVFSALFPLPASTTDQFPKTQHSPKKDLHPDSSSSMSEQAAMPSVQGDANREESPATAEPAPKLSIHERATCKDHRSFAAAAFGTVAFKMLEWLTPQGIEHISKELAEIGQVEPSPNAEGHDTTTVREAHRSPDSRQSLDGIPRQDGKPRSTKHIREKAVPISQQEELAPPTRTPAKPKHGSRGSVRAPSTSNRRASVEPLPTPAPREESKSTPKSQPLNSFHPHTARMAPNAMSRPLPEFPLKPAFFENVPCLSPQPVDDVVVDPGSSDKEDSDDLTDTVTSPLGSPLRSPAKVGVDVDDLVMDASERRNCLLPQSLPRLDVEVVDFICDVFQEDYTFEKRFVGPLSPAESFPAPQNRQRKLAPRRRRSDSTVPRRQWKAFNEQTLFDVLSNPRSLVGSFTKDGKLYDSLTMWYCMLRMTRVAPSLVLHSLWLAARCLFVPPEALKSLRSQASNLFSGDAAPLTNFEASCVMSVCLHALVASAPYVTDTKTLFDMSRIRSHGVVGGRGTAIRQPPSMCLEYEDAFSNDLALRLARRLFCAITARRYFVDVAECDSTVDTECGDLDILRPMLRQLDSLGSDAAHILEFAPQDRLLHEARMPTLLLDWARTILLQDWDGEPEFSSDGPFYGAMSLMETMYEKRDTLLVPDVQFRVDYFSDRLDTLEMPVAWTGFTSTRQRHHLLDYPYLFSPETAVTFFRSINFSKMSRTFEESSSLKTRMNAIVDPGSLVTNPHHKVVLQDLLRTASSKYLVLDIGRQTVIRDAFDQLWRRQERELLRPLKIHLGEDGGEEGFDSGGVQQEFFRMAIAECLDPTYGAFTIDERTRMAWFVPDSVVEDWKFEMMGLLVSLAVYNGLTLPLTFPNALYRKLLGQSVNELYHVADGWPELAAGLTTLLEWDENEGLIEDVFARTYEFSVSSFGTHITREMAKEHASWPRGLFGEPSVRSMVDEAPLVTNDNRNDYVSDYIRYLTDVSVRPQYLAFERGFRACLDGKSLSLLSPATLQSLVEGVQEINISELRRHARYVGWDSSHRTIKDFWSIVKRYDDRLKRKLLEFVTASDRVPVGGMRNLQFVVQRNGEETGKGGHLPTAYTCYGTLLLPEYKDKDLLRERLGMALENAQGFGFA; this is translated from the exons GGCACGGATTTCAGCTGCTGGTTGCAAG ATACGTCCTTCAGCTTCGCGAAGGCTGCGGCAACAAGCAATgttcgacctcgacctgctTCACTTTACGAAAGCGACTAGTCGGCAAGTCGCCCATCCGACGATACAGCCCCAACAGCGCGAGGACGTTGGCGGTGTACCTGGCGAGCCAGGATAACCCCGACAGAGGCCTCTGCCCATACCTCCGCCGCTCCAACGACCCTCCCGTCGCGGTGAATACTCTCGTCTTCTCCGCCCTATTTCCTTTGCCTGCATCCACGACCGACCAGTTTCCAAAGACCCAACACTCTCCTAAAAAGGACTTACACCCCGATTCCTCATCCTCGATGAGTGAGCAGGCCGCGATGCCGAGCGTACAAGGCGACGCCAATCGGGAAGAGTCCCCTGCTACTGCGGAACCGGCGCCGAAGCTGAGCATCCACGAACGTGCCACGTGTAAGGACCATCGTTCATTTGCGGCAGCTGCATTCGGCACCGTGGCCTTCAAGATGCTCGAGTGGCTCACGCCGCAAGGAATCGAGCACATCTCCAAGGAGCTCGCCGAAATCGGCCAGGTGGAACCGTCTCCCAACGCCGAGGGGCATGATACCACCACTGTTCGAGAAGCACACAGATCCCCGGACAGCCGCCAATCGCTGGACGGAATACCCCGGCAAGACGGCAAGCCCAGGTCCACGAAGCATATCCGCGAGAAGGCCGTGCCAATTTCGCAGCAGGAGGAACTTGCACCACCGACTAGGACCCCTGCCAAGCCCAAACATGGTTCAAGAGGCTCGGTGCGAGCTCCGTCAACGTCCAACCGGAGGGCGTCGGTCGAGCCCCTTCCTACGCCTGCGCCAAGGGAGGAAAGCAAATCGACGCCCAAGAGCCAACCCCTCAACAGCTTTCATCCTCAtacggcgaggatggcacCCAACGCCATGTCCCGACCGCTACCCGAATTTCCCCTGAAGCCGGCCTTCTTCGAGAATGTGCCCTGTCTCTCGCCCCaacccgtcgacgacgtcgtcgtggaCCCGGGCTCGTCCGACAAGGAAGACTCGGACGACCTCACCGACACCGTCACGAGCCCTCTCGGCAGTCCGCTGAGGTCGCCGGCAAAAGTCggtgtcgacgtcgacgacctggTCATGGACGCTTCGGAACGGAGGAATTGCCTCTTGCCTCAGTCCCTGCCCCGTCTCGACGTTGAAGTTGTCGATTTCATATGCGACGTCTTCCAAGAAGATTACACGTTTGAGAAGCGCTTCGTCGGCCCCCTTTCCCCCGCCGAGTCGTTTCCGGCTCCCCAGAATAGGCAGCGCAAGCTTgctccgcggcggcggcggtccgaCAGCACAGTGCCCCGACGGCAGTGGAAGGCTTTCAACGAGCAGACGCTCTTCGACGTGCTGAGCAACCCTCGATCGCTTGTCGGGTCGTTCACCAAGGATGGGAAGCTGTACGATTCGCTTACCATGTGGTACTGCATGCTCCGGATGACCAGGGTGGCACCGAGCCTTGTGCTGCACAGCTTGTggctggcggcgaggtgccTCTTTGTGCCACCCGAGGCGCTCAAGAGCCTTCGTTCGCAGGCGTCGAATCTCTTTTCCGGGGATGCCGCTCCCTTGACCAACTTTGAGGCTTCCTGCGTCATGTCGGTCTGCCTGCACGCCCTGGTTGCGTCGGCTCCTTACGTCACCGACACGAAGACCCTCTTCGACATGTCGCGCATTCGTTCCCACGGAGTCGTCGGTGGTCGTGGCACGGCGATTAGGCAGCCTCCGTCCATGTGTCTCGAATACGAGGACGCATTCTCCAACGATCTCGCCTTGCGCCTTGCGCGCCGGCTGTTCTGTGCCATCACGGCGCGCAGGTACtttgtcgacgtcgccgagtgCGACTCGACGGTCGATACCGAATGCGGCGATCTCGATATCCTACGTCCGATGCTGCGCCAGCTCGATTCGCTCGGCAGCGATGCTGCTCACATCCTCGAGTTTGCTCCACAAGACCGTCTGTTGCACGAGGCCCGGATGCCGACCCTGCTTCTGGACTGGGCAAGGACGATCCTGCTCCAGGACTGGGATGGCGAACCCGAATTTTCCAGCGATGGCCCCTTCTACGGGGCAATGTCCTTGATGGAGACCATGT ATGAGAAAAGGGACACCCTTCTCGTGCCAGATGTCCAGTTTCGCGTAGACTACTTCTCCGACAGACTGGACACGTTGGAAATGCCCGTCGCGTGGACAGGCTtcacgtcgacgaggcaacGGCACCACCTGCTGGACTATCCCTATCTCTTCTCGCCCGAAACTGCCGTCACCTTCTTCCGTTCCATCAACTTCTCGAAGATGAGCAGGACGTTTGAGGAGTCGAGCTCCCTCAAGACGAGAATGAATGCCATCGTCGATCCGGGCAGCCTGGTGACAAACCCGCACCACAAGGTCGTGCTGCAGGATCTGCTCAGAACGGCTTCCTCCAAGTACCTGGTGCTGGACATTGGCCGACAGACCGTCATCCGGGATGCGTTCGACCAACTCTGGCGACGACAGGAACGAGAGCTGCTACGGCCCCTTAAGATCCACCTGGGggaagatggcggcgaggagggttTCGACTCGGGCGGAGTGCAACAAGAGTTCTTCAGGATGGCCATCGCCGAGTGCCTCGATCCGACGTACGGAGCGTTCACCATCGACGAGCGGACCCGGATGGCATGGTTCGTGCCGGATTCTGTTGTCGAGGACTGGAAGTTTGAGATGATGGGCCTCCTCGTGTCGCTCGCCGTGTACAATGGGTTGACGCTGCCGCTGACGTTCCCCAATGCCCTGTACCGGAAGCTTCTGGGCCAGTCGGTGAATGAGCTTTATCATGTCGCCGATGGTTGGCCGGAGCTCGCCGCGGGGCTCACAACGCTGCTGGAGTGGGACGAGAACGAGGGCCTCATCGAGGACGTCTTTGCCCGGACGTACGAGTTTTCCGTATCGTCTTTTGGCACCCACATCACCCGCGAGATGGCCAAGGAGCATGCGTCATGGCCTCGCGGTCTATTCGGCGAGCCCTCGGTCCGGTCGATGGTGGACGAGGCACCGCTGGTGACAAACGACAACCGAAACGACTACGTCAGCGACTATATTCGTTACTTGACGGATGTCTCGGTGAGGCCGCAGTACCTCGCCTTCGAGCGCGGTTTCCGGGCTTGCCTCGACGGTAAATCCCTGTCGCTGCTGTCGCCGGCGACTCTGCAATCTCTGGTGGAGGGTGTGCAGGAGATCAACATTTCGGAACTCCGTCGACACGCCCGCTATGTCGGATGGGACTCGTCGCACCGTACGATCAAGGACTTTTGGTCGATCGTTAAACGGTATGACGACCGGCTGAAGCGCAAGCTTCTTGAGTTTGTCACGGCATCCGATCGCGtacccgtcggcggcatgcgGAACCTGCAGTTTGTGGTGCAGAGAAACGGAGAAGAGACCGGCAAGGGCGGTCACCTGCCGACGGCGTACACGTGCTACGGAACTCTTCTCCTGCCGGagtacaaggacaaggaTCTGTTGCGAGAGCGACTCGGCATGGCGCTTGAGAACGCCCAAGGTTTTGGCTTTGCGTAG